The region AAAAGTACTTATAGATTTTCAACATTTCatttaggtcagaatatcaaaaaatttcagctcgtgatTCGCGCTCCCGTCAATATTGTTTCGATATACGCATACCCATGATGTTCACAGTTGCAAAAAGTTGAATGTTCAATAGGGAAACACATGAAGATATTCCCTCCTACTAAGTTGACGAAACCGTCTGGCTCCGCCCCTGGGAAAGAAATTATATCTCACGCACACATAATTTTAGTAGGGCCTACTACTCTGGTGAGAAATTGAACTAAATTGAAACACCAAAGTGCATGCTTAAAATTCTATCCTTTTTGGTcgcctttattatttttttaaaagtgcaTGGTATTACAACATATTCATGGGTACTTTTTTCATGAACACATAAAAAAACGGTGGTCTTCGATTACTTTTTTCGCGTGATTGTGAATTAAGATAATTCagcatgcatttaaggcacctaGCTGTGGTTGACTGGCGGATGGGGGCGCCATTTTCCGAAAAGTTCCCAGGGGGCACCAATATTAGGTTCCCCCCTCTGTGGTGCAAAATCCTACAATGAACGACATTATAATCAGCAGTTATTTTGACCAACAATTATATAGTACTTATGGTGCCAAGTTTTTCAGATTTAAAGTACCTTGACTCGTTCACATGATTTACTCATGAAAATGATTACTGCCATAAAAAGTTCCTTTTCAATCTAATTCTgtcctcaaaatcaaaatgtctCACCTCAATTGCTGGAATTAAATGACAACTTGTCCTCACTTAATTCTTTGACATTTTCACAGTTTAAAGAATTAAGACGTGTAAGAGGTATGGCATGGAGGCCCTTTGATTGATGATTCACTGAGCTAGCTGTTTGTTTACATAACTCATATACAGTAGCACAAGAAACAACCAAGCAACTTAAAGTGACGTCATAGAAGAATCGTTGACACTTTCAGCCAATCATCGCCCTGTCGACCAACTTGTAGCCAATCATACAGCAATAAACACGTGATTGCGTACTATTCATGCGAGTtgtttgtgatgtcataatggAAATGTAAGATCTTTCCGCCAATCACAATGTAGAACAGGTGGCTTGCACGTACAGGTGGCTGATTGTGATGTCGTGTCCTACCTTCACACTTCTTATAAAATTTTGTACAGTAGTGTTTTTGTTTCAGCCGGCCTTCAAGATGGGTACCGGTATTTTACAATCTAAAAACAATGCTCTGATCAAAAATTAAAAGTCAAAAGGTATCAAGATGTGGCAATATAGCCCGGCAACGTTAAATCTGAATTTTGGGGTTTCATCACAATTTCTAGTTTTCTACCAGGATGTTCCCCAACCTGATAATGTACGTCGAATCTGGAGACAAATATGGTTTGGGGTCTATCCCGGGGTTTATCAGCCTGCATGATATGGGCGTCCGGCGAAATTTACCCTCCTCCGGAATAACAATTATGGGTCTGTTTTCAAAACTGGAGCTCGGAGCCGCGGCCCTGGGAATCACAGCTCGGGTTCACGGTCCGGCGTGCCGCGGTTTGCCTGCGCTTAGCCTAGGTACGTACGTAGCTAGGTTCAGGGAGGGCCGGCATGCGCCATTAGTAATGTGTGGATCATTGCATTGGTGGAGTCTGGAAAAAAGTGACTCTAGAAAACCAGTACAATTTCGTTTTTTTCACATTTAAGTGTACAGATAAGTCCCAGTAATGTCTGTGAAGATATTCTACGACATCATGTCGCAACCTGCGAGGTCGGTTTTGATGTTTGTGAGAACAAACAAGATCCCTTACACTCCGTGTCCGATAGCCATGCGAAAATGTAAGTTGAAACACCcatttcttatttctctctgcCAGAGTTATGGGGCGTGTGTCGATGGTTTCCGCTCGAGCAGTGTCGCACGCACTGAACTGTACACTGGTCGCACGTTAACCCAGCATGCCCAGGGAGCTCGGAGctcaggggtggtattctgagatccattttatctcagataaaataaaatattttatctccgttaaaatcagtgagataaaataccctccGTTAATAATAGTGAgataaaatctctccgaattggtattctgagaaccattttatcttcattttatctttgtaagacacacctatttttcaatcaatatccaattagaaacgcgcttttatagctctctcatatcactcaaccatttaaaatccattccgccagtAGGTGTGGCGAaggggtgagattgcgtcaatttattgacttcaaatacgcttgcattATTTATACGCTTACGTGTCTTTACGGAGATTTcgttttaacaaaaaggacaatactctcatcttttttcgaagtctttatcgcatcttttcaagcatcatttcaaagacaatattagtcaagaaaagtcttatgaaatactcccTGATTGTACAGCAgtacaggaacaacgttaaggtgttattctcaataaatatataatttttcttcattttcatgtcattatttggggttaattcacctagaaatattggtgaaatcaacgttgcagagataaaatagcctctaccctcttttaagtttatttcattatttcttcaaagtgacatgggcgcaagcacatcatctgcgttgcaatggccagatacgcgatgggtatgtgtacgcaggcattgttttattgcgtatcatctgtagatacgcaagataaaatttatatgcaagataaaatctaatattttatctgagagataaaatctcatctcagaataccaatttcattttaagagataaaataaaatattttaaagataaaatgacctcagaataccaccccagctTTTTAAGACTCTATTCAGGTGTTCCACTCATTCCATCCCTCACCTGACTCGACTCCTTAGTTTCTGTCCCCATTATTACATAATCGCCCAGACATCTTCATCTCATTATCCctaatcgttttttttttatgaattgggTCTGTACTGTAGTCTGTACTCCTACACTTTATAAGCTGGCTCCTCTATTCTGATTCATTGATTTTACGTtttgtaatttgaataaatgatatattatGAATTTATCATTTTAGCGAGGCAAAGCAGCTTTCTAGAAAACAAACTTGTTTACtcattttacttcatttcagtttatttgTGTCTTCTCTCATTTTCACTTGTTCCCTTTGACTTTGGTTTGATGATCTGAGTTTGCTGCTTTATTTAAGTTAGAACTTACCGGTATCATATTCTACCCCTGGCCCTGACTACAATACATATTTGTTAACACCTTACAAAGATGAAATAAGATTCAATGTAGGCTATAATCAATTATTCAGTAAAATAATTTTAGAGGAATGATAAATCAAGCATATATGGGATACAGCTCTGTTACGCTGTGCGAGATGGCTAGCTGTctgtgaaggattttttttttttcgaaaagtaaacaaattttaaaatctCCAAATTGATAGATTTCAGCTGCCCATAGGCTATATATGCAAACGCAGCAAACTAGTCTTTTTTTATCTGCCATGATATAATGCACTGTTTCATAGTGGGAATTAGACCGGGAGTCACTTGCACTGTGAGCAGATGCAGTGATGATTATAGATGTTTTGACTGATTTCAGGCACATTTGTATGAAGTTAGCTCTATAAATATTTGACATTTGGTGATTTGGATTTCATATTGTctaatataggcctacccttTCAAAATTTCAGTTGAACACCAATCTGAGGAGTATGCAGCTGTTAATCCAATGAAGAAAATTCCAGCGATGCAAGATGGAGATTTCAAACTCACCGAGAGGTATGTTATAGATAGATAtgttacagatttttttttttttcggggggggggcttgaatttgaatattgacgTTCCGCAGCTATGTTTGTGTGCATCAAGATTTgtgcatatcttcacattatGTGCACTGACGTCACAATGGACGAACAGGGGATTAACTGATTTTCTCCAGTATCTGCATTCCAACTGCAAACACGATTTGTTATTTTATGAACCGTATTAGCCGAAAATATTTTGtggactaatttttttaaatacttctACAATTTCAGAATACTTAACTCTGCACTGCTGCAAAGTATGACAAATATGACCTCAAGTTTGAACAAATGGAATAGCAAATCGAAATTTTTCCTTACAATTATTACATATAAAGCATTTAGCACAATTTTGGTGTTTCTTAAAAAGTATGTTTTCTCTTATAAAAGTGctgatagtttgaaaacaagcacatAGACCCCTATGTTTTAATATATACACTTCTTAAGTAAACCTTCCCCATTCCCCTACAACTTtgcaaatttttgtgaaaatgacattggttttgaataaattacAGTTTATTTATTGTACTTCTCAAATTtattaaagaaatatcaattttctttagATTATGCTTTGGTCCTCTTTCACACCACTTTTAGGAATTGACAGTGATGCTCAACTTACAAGATCGAACAAATATAAATGGAGTCCCTATCTGACGTATACAATTGTGAATTATACtgtgaaatttgatgaaattttgatggaTTCTGACTGAGGTTTAAACTCAACGAAGTGATCTCATGAGATCTAGAAATGCAAAATTCTTTTGAATGCACATTTCTTAAGAACTTCCAATTGGGTGAACTTTGAAAATTCGATAGCAGAAAAtcaagcacatgaacccatGTTAAGTTTTGTATTTGGAATAATCAGATGCTTAAGTAACTATTggaaaaattttgtgaaaatgacatggatttcactttaACTGTGGAATGTCCTTACACTCTTTCATGGGCTGTTTGTCCAAACCAAATGTCAAAAGTTCCTAGATGTCCCATAGAAGAGCTTGTTAAATCAGTAGGTATACATGATCCAGTTGTAATGCATCTTAATTCTAAAacatgtttcttttcttttttatcaccAGCAGCTTGCCATAagaaatctgaaaatgaatgaagTACCTTTCCCTATGACATCCGTGTTTATACcccttcaaatttgtttttgcaGAAGAGGGATTGTTATATCAGATATATGCCTACACTATCCCATTCTTACAATTTTATGAGTGAAAAGATTTTGTTAAATTGCTGCGATTGTGAACCCTCTTTTATTCTCTGATTCATGCAGTATCGCAATAGTGAAGTATCTGCAGAGCAAGTATGCATGCCCTGATCATTGGTACCCTGCAGACTTAAAGGCCAGGGCCAGGGTCGATGAGTACCTGGCGTGGCAGCACATGAACACAAGATTAAATGTTGCAAAGGTCTTTTTGAAACAGGTTAGTTACTGTAGTCCAATATTGTACAAAAAGTAGAACTTTCAGAAAGCACAAGGACAGTAGGCATTTTCTTGCTCTCATGGCCATTGCTTTGTGTCCAAATTCCAAACGTCATTTGGTTTAATGAAATGGATCACAATGCTGAGGGTACgtgattccaatatttttctATTGCATTTTCTCTTATCATGATGTTTATCCATGTCAGTGGAATACTTTCACTTAGCTCTTTCTTTATGTAGACTGTATATTATCTTACCCTTAACTTCATCAATGGCCAAttgttattacatgtaattgcaACTTTGTCAAATAGAAGTACTTCAGTCTATAAGATTATGGAGGCTAAGggaaattttgtaatttgatATGGACAACTATTGTGATAATAGAACATACAATATGAGAAAAATTAACCTCTTGGAATGACCCACATATAATATTCATCTCGGAATTTAGGTTCATTACAAATTACCATATATCCAATTTTATATAGATCTGCTTACTGCACTTCATTAGTATTTTAAACAGTAATAATTTCTCtcataatcaagacatcaaaaaGAAGTGTGATAGTATCTGATATGTCCTGTAGGTAATCTCCAACCCTGAAGTGACAAAGACTCATATTATATACTATTCATGCAATCTATACACAGCATCACATTATATTTTCACAACATGTGTATCTGTTGCAGACATGTATAAAATACATTGTACCTCATGAATGGCCATACCTGGGGgccgttttataaagctgttcctaagtaaagagcgactttaagaacaagaacgactggtgatcctttcttacgcgcttaaccatcgccaatgaatatatcatttaccacgaaaaaagatcaccagtcgttcttaaagttgctcttaacttaccaacagctttatgaaacacccacctgcttTACTCCATTTGTATACTGCATATATCAGAGGTCAAAAGAGAAGTTCCATGCTGCTCATAATGCGTACGTGCTCTTGTATTACAAAACCCATGTTTTTATGAAGGTTTCAAGAAAAACTTGATCAGTTTCTATGGTAACCCAAATCCTGAAATTGTGTGATAATTCAGAAGAAATCTTCTACCAAGGATGTTGTATAACAAGTGTTTTGTCCATCCAGTGTGGCACCGGAACATTCTTTATCAGAAAAACATAAGGGTGGAATCAATGTTGACTCTCAATGGTTTGGCCTTCCTATAAAGCTTTGTCTGATCACATCCCAATTCCACGCCAATAATactatgaaatgaaattgaacagATGAAATGCAAACTGATTATAATACTCCTTGTATTATTGTCTTCTTTAAATTCTTGACCTCTCAAGTATAAGCATCACAAAGTATCTCCATGAAAAGTTTGACTGTGCGGATCACTGGTATCCCAAGAGCCTCCAGCCCAGGTCAAGGGTCAATGAATATTTGGATTGGCAGCATTTCAATACGAGACCACGTATGACCAAAGTATTTCTCGCAGAAGTGAGTCACATTCCAAATTGTGTGCTGCATCGTGTATTTTCAAGTTTGTCAAAGTGCATAACTAGGCATTGATCATTTATATTGTGTGAATACCAATTAATTAAATGGAAAACCATGACAAAATATGCCATTCATTATCagatcatatacatgtaaaccatGGAATTATTACTCCTTACCATGCTGCAgttaatcataaatttgaagtgtGCGTGGATGTAccaaagatatttttcaaatttcaaaacttGGCTTATCTCACCCGTCTGTTATCTCCCTTATCTCTGTTTTCCACtatctatttctctcttttctagttttgttaaaaataatgtattttccatatttctctttctgttcttctctccttttctcaccccttctctctctctatctcactCTCCCTATCTGACTCTGTCCTGCACCCTCATTTTATCTCCTTCCGTGCTTGTAATACTTTAGATGGAAATTAATTATCCTCATATCTGTTTTTcctaaattatacatttatttaaacTAGGTAATCTTTCCTCGGATGACTGGCACCCCTCCAGACCCTGCCGCCCTAGCCCCTGATATTCAGCGGATGGAAGAGACCCTAGACAACATAGAAACCTACTTCCTTCGGGACAAACCATTCCTGTGTGGGGATGACATCAGCATCGCAGACCTGTTTGGAGTAAATGAGGTACCATGATTGTTTTTTAGAATCCACTTTCTGAATTAAATCATGAAGGCAAATTCTtgggagtatttttttttcaatcaatggaggaggttaagtttttttgcaaaatttcaaattcatttgaaaaaaagggcTTTTTGAAAACTAATTCGAAGAGAGTATTTGAGGTGATATTCTGTTAGTAATCAGTGCATAGTATTTGGtggtttattttgtattcagtGGACTTACTGCAACATAGATGtggatgaagggggggggggcagtggcggaccgtgatccggaggagacaaagcattggaggggcacagcattggaggggcacaccATTGTTCACTTACAATACATTGCCCCTCCcgtgctttgtctcctcggatCATGGTCCGACGGTCCGCCACTGAAGGGGAGTAGAGATGAATGTAACAAGTGTTGAAGgtgaatttgcccccccccccccggtcaacTTGGACAAAACCGGATATAAACCTGTGGACTACTGACTTAAACAGACATCCActaaaacattttctttccatATCACCTACATCCTAACATTTTTAAGACATATCTGGAACAGTAGTATCCACTTTTAAAAGAtttaccaaaaattaaaaagtctttaATGCTCAACTTATTTACAGGTTATACAAATTGAACCCTGTGGGTACGGTACGATAGACAGGAGACCAAAACTGAAGGCTTGGATCGGAAGAGTCCGAGAGCGAGTACAACCAGAGATCTTTGACGATGTCTGCCAACTCATCTACAAACTAGCCAAAACAAAACCAAAGCTATAATCATAAGATCCATAGAGAGGTACAGTGTATGGCATTTAAAGGTGATTTATGTCATGTGATTTTCTATCCTTCTTCCGTGAGGTGTGTGTATTACGATGGTTTTTAACTTTGTGATCACGGTACAGCCCACCTATTTATCCAGGGGAAAATTCAAAAAAAGTGTTTTCTTGTGTATATTAAGCTAGAATTTTGAGTTTGTCAAATCATGATCTAATCATGTGCAGGATATTCTTATACTTGAAATTGTAAATTGGTCAGAATTTTAGTATGACtataaaaattaattgattatcTTATTTTCTTCAGGGGTTACACTTCAGTCTGAATcacaagaaaatgttgaaatatgtcaATAGGGTTAATTGACTAGTAAAAAATGATGTGTTTATCCTCAGGGTTGGTTTTCAAAAAATGGTGCCTTTAAGAGTATAGTTAAGTCACTGAGTGCCCCAACCCTTGTGTATTAAGTATTCAATTTAGAGACAAAACGGGGCTCTTTGAAATGTGATGGATGAGGTTTGTCTGTTGATTCTGTTTTGAGGAAAGGAGCAGGGTCAATATTCTGACATTGCTGCATCATTGTTAAATCTTATATTCATATGACATAATAATTGATAGTGGGGTGCTTTACCCAACTACTTTTGACCTTGTACAAGAATGATCTAAAAATGTACTATGACAAATGGACAATCACACTAATGGAGATGAGATGAAGGCTAGAAGTAGTATTCAGAATACCCGACTAtaggcctgtaacacaaagcctTGATAGTGATCATCGTTggaatttttttatgattaattgcattgactacaatgtataaTAAAGCGTACAATTAATCGGTTCTGTGACTATTGCTATGACGACAATTGCTGTGATGGAAAATATATCttcacattattctgaaccaaataCATTTGTACTCTCTTACAGTCCTAACTTTAACCCTATGGCCACTGAGATATTAacaccggagcaaatgtcgcaggagaaaatgttgtcactgaTTAATTGCTAACGTTTGTGTTACGAGATCATGTTTAGTAGAATAGAATGTGGTTTCTTTATTTTAGcatcatgatttcacaaaaacagaATTCACAGACttataaaggaaagaaagaggatgATCAAAATTCTGATGCCATGATTTACATACTAGAGATTGATTTTTCTGATATACTTtcaagaatgaaatgaaattaataactTAAAAAGAGTATATTTTTCCTTATCAGGTATAAGAACTCAGTCATAACCAGTATTACAAAGAAACAAGGTATTCAAGTACATGTCAACTCTAAGAAAACTATTGCCCTCTTGCTAATCAATTATGGATGTATCGTTATTGTATATCTAAAGTAAGTAATATGATTGGtgaaatatacataaatgatgtttgatttttttctcgattgcgtagcagagcgagactataggcgccattttcatcaacatcaaatcttaactaaaggttaagtttttgaaaagtcatcataacttagaaagtatatggacttagttcataaaacttggatacTAGGGTAATTAAgtaattactgaacatcctgcccgagtttcaggtcacatgaccaaggtcaatgaactttggccgtgttgaggggtatatgttgaattgccatcataactttgaaagtttatggatctagttcatgaaatgtggatatGAGGGTGATCAAGTATCAgtgatcatcttgcatgagtctTCGGTCACAAGATCGAGTTCAAAtgccatttagggtcaatgaacacaGTATTTCATCATCACacgaatggtgttttttgtgaatgattattttatagttgtttccaaagtcagcactgctgctatattgaatcgcgtaatgtgggcgagactgccagaggcgctccacttgtatGTTACTATGAACACTATCATCTTATATAAGATGGTAGAGTTTCTTATGAATCTTCTCATTCATCATGCGATTTCAGTAAGTGATTGCTTGGTTTGCTTTTTCCTTTTAAtactaagtttttttttgctaattgACACTTTGCTGTATTTTCAAGAGATGAATTGTGTACAATATTACATGCTCTACTAAAACTCAGGAGAGGTGCCGGAGTACTTTGATGAAGATGGCAGGAGGGCAAGGTTATTGtggatatatattatattaaataCGACAGAAAGCcttggagcccccccccccaactaaCCATTACAGTAATGGTTAGTTACAGACTCTTTATATGCAGAATAACTTCTGTTCATATTCctgtacaatacatgtagtaattattttatttcaaagtaattttcttaatttttcgcTTTGTCAAAGTCCTGTCATGTTTTCGAATTTGGATAACAGCAATTAATTGTTTATTCCATACAGTGGAAAATATTCTGTAAACATTGTTTTATTATGCTGCATTACGAATAAAGTAAGTGTTAAGCACTATAAGCaagtattcattcattcattcatttatttccatttctggtaaaaaaacattcaaatacaatcaaatatttacaaaaagaaaacatatgaaTATCAATACCAAGAATATGGGGGAGCCAGCAGAGGCCATTGGCCTTTCAAAGGCTGGGCTCCAAAGCcatattgaaatatacataatatagagagagaaaggggggtaCATTTATGTCTGAATTGTGATgggtaaattatatatatattaagatTCCTTCATGAGATGCATTTTATACTTTCGTTTAAATGAGGCAATAGATGGGGACATTTTTATATTATCAGGTATTGCATTCCAAGTAATTACTCCAGAA is a window of Lytechinus variegatus isolate NC3 chromosome 2, Lvar_3.0, whole genome shotgun sequence DNA encoding:
- the LOC121408423 gene encoding glutathione S-transferase theta-1-like isoform X1, whose amino-acid sequence is MSVKIFYDIMSQPARSVLMFVRTNKIPYTPCPIAMRKFEHQSEEYAAVNPMKKIPAMQDGDFKLTESIAIVKYLQSKYACPDHWYPADLKARARVDEYLAWQHMNTRLNVAKVFLKQVIFPRMTGTPPDPAALAPDIQRMEETLDNIETYFLRDKPFLCGDDISIADLFGVNEVIQIEPCGYGTIDRRPKLKAWIGRVRERVQPEIFDDVCQLIYKLAKTKPKL
- the LOC121408423 gene encoding glutathione S-transferase theta-1-like isoform X2, with the protein product MSVKIFYDIMSQPARSVLMFVRTNKIPYTPCPIAMRKFEHQSEEYAAVNPMKKIPAMQDGDFKLTESISITKYLHEKFDCADHWYPKSLQPRSRVNEYLDWQHFNTRPRMTKVFLAEVIFPRMTGTPPDPAALAPDIQRMEETLDNIETYFLRDKPFLCGDDISIADLFGVNEVIQIEPCGYGTIDRRPKLKAWIGRVRERVQPEIFDDVCQLIYKLAKTKPKL